One genomic region from Ammospiza caudacuta isolate bAmmCau1 chromosome 1, bAmmCau1.pri, whole genome shotgun sequence encodes:
- the TMEM196 gene encoding transmembrane protein 196 isoform X5, protein MILFSACCICGLIGGILNFQFLRALTKKSSALYSLHLASMSLACIGIGGCTLSSWLTCRLASYEQRRMFSEREHSLHHSHEMAEKRLRGIEITDLPSCPVIPPTPELPPRK, encoded by the exons ATGATACTTTTTTCTGCCTGTTGCATCTGTGGACTAATAGGAGGAATCTTAAATTTTCAATTTCTTCGTGCTCTGACAAAGAAGTCATCTGCTCTCTATTCTTTGCATCTTGCCTCCATGTCTCTTGCATGCATTGGAATTGGTGGTTGCACCCTTTCTTCATGGCTCACTTGTCGGCTAGCCAGCTATGAACAAAGGAGAATGTTCTCAGAAAGGGAACATTCATTGCATCACTCCCATGAAATGGCAGAAAAA AGATTGAGGGGTATTGAAATAACCGACCTGCCCAGCTGCCCGGTGATTCCCCCGACACCAGAGTTACCTCCAAG GAAATGA